The following proteins are co-located in the Mycolicibacterium goodii genome:
- a CDS encoding PPE domain-containing protein: MGYTGVVWESRSTEQLARDLTEGPGPSSVGDAGAAWVRVANGFTAAAAEYTQALDRVRTSWESRHAPEVLARLQELGDWLQAKALNAAANGQRAEQAAVAATVAILAMPSVSEAAEGQAQRDMMASLAAYNGAILTGSFAEFDAAATADQANAAAVMQQYENAVAPLATAWDEPLPPEVAKGDAAAAERAAAAAADGAAGGSAGAGGGGYAPPPMPLGPHTGRNVSGSERPSNGGRVSAVSPAAASTMAGAPYAPMAGLARGQDGGRDHESIYPPEVLEGGGEAAAGLAENSSTWLPATGINDTPILLDSVSWGPDTAAFDGLADPGTAPEEFAEDARTLEQVSDSWVSPAVIGKGVEEP; this comes from the coding sequence GTGGGTTACACCGGCGTGGTATGGGAGTCGCGAAGCACCGAACAACTCGCGCGCGACCTCACCGAGGGCCCAGGACCGTCGTCGGTCGGCGATGCCGGCGCGGCCTGGGTCCGGGTCGCCAACGGTTTCACCGCCGCGGCCGCCGAGTACACCCAGGCACTCGACCGGGTTCGTACCTCCTGGGAGAGCCGGCACGCACCGGAGGTGTTGGCCCGTCTGCAGGAGCTTGGCGATTGGCTGCAGGCCAAGGCGCTCAACGCCGCCGCCAACGGCCAGCGCGCCGAGCAGGCCGCGGTGGCGGCCACCGTCGCGATCCTGGCCATGCCGAGCGTGTCGGAGGCCGCGGAAGGCCAGGCGCAGCGCGACATGATGGCGTCACTTGCCGCCTACAACGGGGCCATTCTGACCGGATCGTTCGCCGAATTCGACGCTGCGGCAACGGCTGACCAGGCCAATGCGGCAGCGGTCATGCAGCAGTACGAGAACGCGGTCGCACCGCTGGCCACCGCCTGGGATGAGCCGCTGCCACCCGAGGTCGCCAAGGGCGACGCCGCGGCCGCCGAGCGGGCCGCGGCCGCAGCGGCCGACGGTGCCGCAGGCGGCTCGGCGGGAGCAGGCGGCGGTGGGTATGCGCCGCCACCCATGCCGCTGGGTCCGCACACCGGCCGGAACGTCTCGGGTTCCGAACGGCCGAGCAACGGCGGGCGGGTGTCCGCGGTGTCACCGGCAGCCGCGTCGACCATGGCCGGTGCGCCCTACGCACCGATGGCCGGGCTCGCACGCGGTCAGGACGGTGGACGTGACCACGAATCGATATATCCGCCGGAGGTTCTGGAGGGCGGCGGCGAAGCGGCGGCCGGGCTAGCCGAGAACAGTTCCACCTGGCTGCCCGCCACCGGTATCAACGACACCCCGATCCTTCTCGACAGCGTCAGCTGGGGTCCCGACACCGCGGCGTTCGACGGCCTCGCCGACCCGGGAACCGCGCCCGAGGAGTTCGCCGAGGACGCGCGCACCCTCGAACAGGTTTCGGACAGTTGGGTTTCGCCTGCCGTCATCGGCAAAGGCGTGGAGGAGCCGTGA